The genomic window AACGATAAAGCTAAGTACCGGAATGGGCGGAAATTGTGCCGTCCTGATCCTGTTCCTGTCATGCGCAACGGACCTTCTGGATGTTCTTTGCATTGGTCCATCTTGTTAAAACATTCAGCAAGATAGTGTCCTTGTTGTGCTGCAACCTGGCAAAGTTTCAAGAAATGCAGAATGTTCACACGTGCAAGGTTTCTTCTTCACATATTACAACAAATCTGTGATAAAATATCATTGGGACATGACTTGCATATGGAAATGAAGGCAACCTGAGCTGTTGCTGGAATACTTTTAACTTGGGAATCCACATGAGACAGAGCTTTTTTGAACTCCTCTATGTTAACCACCATCGACTCCTTGTGAGAATCACCTATGGCATCTTTTATCAAATCCCTAATGTCAAGCATGTGCATACTTTTCATATACAGTTCTACTTGTGGGTATCTTATACAAATGTCTTCAAGAACATCATTTATCTCTTTGAGTGTTAGAGTGCCGGAGTTGTCTTTATCAGCCATTTTAAATACTGTTGAAATGTCATCCTGAAAGAATAGGAAAAGTAAGTCAGCGAATTGATAAAATATAAACCCAAATGCTGGTAACTCAGATGTTCATGGTGCTTGTTATTAGGCCAAATATAAACTTTTGAGTGCCTAAATGCATGTATGgcctacagaaaaaaaaatcaatacttTTGACATTATCTTGCAACCAATCTATATATTCACAAGGCACTGTATACTTGCTAGCTTCCTAATGCAAACATGTGGCTAACATGATCAATACAAGGTATGGAATTGTAAGTCAATCACTATTGGCTGTCAAACAATATATAAGGAATGCTTTGGACATACCATTATTTTCCTTTGAGTTATTGAAGCACAGTCAccaattgcatatatattatcacaCTCATGAACTCTTAACCATTCATTAGTTGCCAAGACACGCCGATTAGTCTGTTAAAGGAGAGAACATTTGGATACTTCAATTAAATGcttgaaataaaacatgatcAGGCAAACTGGACAAGTTTCAACTTTCAATACCAGCAGACTAAACGACCTTATTTAAATTTAACAACCTGACCGATCTGTTGCATGAAGTCCATAATGACGGGACGAGTACCAATGCCAGCAGACCAAACAGCCATTCCATATGGTACTGATACCTCACCAAGGGATTTGCTCTTCATTGTAATTAAATCATCAGAGACCTTTACCACTCTGAACCCTGTGTTCACCTCAATGCCGTCTCTCTGGAACTTCATTTCAGCAAATGTAGCTATCCGTTGGTCAAACCTGAAACAACACATAGTGATCACACAGGAAGGATGAAAAGGTCATCTGCTGATGCTACACCTGATGGTAtcaatgttaaaaaaatatggaactGTTGTTTTCATAATGTTTGAAATGCTTGCCTAAAAAAGGAACCTCCAATGCCCCAAAACTAGTCATAATATTTAGCAGAAAACAGATACAACTACAACAAATTTTCTTCTTCAGATGGCTAAAACGTTTTCTTGAAAGTAGCAAGGGCCTTACATGTTCAATATATGTTCACCGGACTGAATAATTGTTATCTTCACAAAATCTTGAATTGCAGGATATAGCTTCACCAGATCCTCAACAAGAAAATCATGCATCTCTGCAGCAAATTCAACCCCAGTAGGCCCACCACCAATAATTACAAAGTGAAGAATCTTCCTTTTCTCCTCTTCACTAATGTTAGGAAGTGAAGCTTTTTCAAAGCAGTCTATCACATTCCTCCTGATCTTTTGAGCATCCTCTACTTCCTGACTTTTACAATGCAAACTGTAAGTCGAGAATACAGTAAGTAGTTCCATGAATGTTATTACAACATACTGAATACTTATCCTGTACTAAGGAGTAGGGGCTAAATTATGTAACAGAAGCAAATGGTTCAGAGGATGTAATGATATTGGGTGGCTGAGTGGCTCCTCCAGGGAAAATATTAATCAATCTATTGCATTGGGACATCGCAACAAacatgacatatatatactgaacaagtttgtttgtgtgtgtgtgaaggaTGATAAGCAACAAATTCAAGCCTAAGAACATCCAGACCTGGGAACCGCGAGTGCATACCTACACATTCTACCAACTGAGATAGGCTCAGTTCTTGGAAGAGAGTCTAGGGTTGGAATATGAAACATAACAGAACATGGAAGGCTACTGAATGTCGTTCAGGATTTTTACCTTCAGAAAGTAGCAGTTCTCCATCACACCAGGAGTGTTGAATGTATTTACTGTAGCCCCAAGAGCAACAACTAAATAATCATAATCAACCATAAAATCACCATTGCCATCAAAATTTGTTCCAACGGCAGACCGGCAATGGACAGCTTTCTTTGATGCATCAATCTTGAAACACTCAGCTTCATAGAATGCAACATCTTTCCTTTTCTACAAAAGAACAATAGGGCACAACCACTCAATCAATGTGTCAGTCCACAATTCTGCACTCCAGCAACCACAGCCAAAGTAACATAGATGGCTAAATTAACATGGCTCAAGAATTTCTATTGATGAACACACGGCATACCTTCTCAAGCATCTTTCGTATCGGAATTTCTATTGATGAACACAAGGCATACCTTCTCAAGCATCTTTCGTATCGGTTCAACGATGCTGCGTGCCTCTACAGTCCCACAAGTCACACTCGGAAGCAAAGGTGTAAATGCAAAGTAATTCCGGGGCGATATGACTTTCACTTCATACTTGGAGCAGTCAAGATCTTTGAGGAAGGACGTCCCAGCCCAGCCAGTCCCAAGAACCACAACCTTCTTCTTCCTGGGAGCCTCCTGAGATGTCTCTGATGATGCATTCTCTCCAGCAGAATCAGCATACGCCACAAGGCCTCCACCACTGCAGAGCCAATAAACAAATCACAGAATTAGCAAATGCATATACAAAAAGTAGTAGACGGATAGgttctgaaat from Oryza glaberrima chromosome 6, OglaRS2, whole genome shotgun sequence includes these protein-coding regions:
- the LOC127777517 gene encoding external alternative NAD(P)H-ubiquinone oxidoreductase B1, mitochondrial; this encodes MGFFFFASRAAARFLGEARIIHPGVSTAALLVAAASGGGLVAYADSAGENASSETSQEAPRKKKVVVLGTGWAGTSFLKDLDCSKYEVKVISPRNYFAFTPLLPSVTCGTVEARSIVEPIRKMLEKKRKDVAFYEAECFKIDASKKAVHCRSAVGTNFDGNGDFMVDYDYLVVALGATVNTFNTPGVMENCYFLKEVEDAQKIRRNVIDCFEKASLPNISEEEKRKILHFVIIGGGPTGVEFAAEMHDFLVEDLVKLYPAIQDFVKITIIQSGEHILNMFDQRIATFAEMKFQRDGIEVNTGFRVVKVSDDLITMKSKSLGEVSVPYGMAVWSAGIGTRPVIMDFMQQIGQTNRRVLATNEWLRVHECDNIYAIGDCASITQRKIMDDISTVFKMADKDNSGTLTLKEINDVLEDICIRYPQVELYMKSMHMLDIRDLIKDAIGDSHKESMVVNIEEFKKALSHVDSQVKSIPATAQVAAQQGHYLAECFNKMDQCKEHPEGPLRMTGTGSGRHNFRPFRYKHLGQFAPLGGEQAAAELPGDWVSMGHSTQWLWYSVYASKQVSWRTRMLVVSDWTRRFIFGRDSSRI